One Tiliqua scincoides isolate rTilSci1 chromosome 9, rTilSci1.hap2, whole genome shotgun sequence DNA segment encodes these proteins:
- the LOC136660487 gene encoding uncharacterized protein isoform X2: MAALEPRSVLVTGTNQGIGLELVRQLAEKKNRPEWIFATCLYPEGPRAQELENLAAKHQGVVIVPLDVSDPSSVKAAAARVTEQLKGAGLNLLINNAGIAKSSTVETETPENMSEVYKINAIGPMMVSQAFLPLLRKAAQESPQKEMSCSKAAIVNISSICGSISSISTLDPKALTSYRCSKGLAPQRVDETVQGILTTLGRLSEKDNGTFVDWEGNVLPW, from the exons ATGGCAGCACTGGAGCCACGGAGCGTTCTGGTAACTGGAACTAACCAGGGTATTGGCTTGGAGCTGGTCAGGCAACTGGCTGAGAAAAAGAACCGGCCAGAATGGATCTTTGCCACCTGCCTGTACCCAGAAGGACCACGTGCTCAG GAGTTGGAGAATTTGGCTGCCAAACATCAGGGTGTGGTGATCGTCCCACTGG ATGTTTCTGACCCATCCAGCGTCAAGGCTGCTGCAGCCCGAGTCACTGAGCAACTGAAAGGCGCTGGGCTGAATCTGCTGATCAACAATGCTGGGATTGCAAAGTCATCTACTGTGGAGACCGAAACACCAGAGAACATGTCTGAGGTGTATAAGATCAATGCAATAGGGCCCATGATGGTGAGCCAG GCCTTCCTGCCCTTGCTGAGGAAGGCAGCTCAAGAGAGCCCCCAGAAAGAGATGAGCTGCAGCAAAGCTGCCATTGTGAACATATCCAGTATTTGTggctccatcagcagcatctcTACATTGGATCCCAAAGCTCTCACTTCTTACCGCTGCAGCAAA GGATTGGCCCCACAGAGAGTGGATGAAACTGTGCAGGGGATCCTGACTACCCTTGGACGTCTCTCTGAGAAAGACAATGGCACTTTTGTGGATTGGGAAGGGAATGTCCTTCCCTGGTGA
- the LOC136660487 gene encoding C-signal-like isoform X1: MAALEPRSVLVTGTNQGIGLELVRQLAEKKNRPEWIFATCLYPEGPRAQELENLAAKHQGVVIVPLDVSDPSSVKAAAARVTEQLKGAGLNLLINNAGIAKSSTVETETPENMSEVYKINAIGPMMVSQAFLPLLRKAAQESPQKEMSCSKAAIVNISSICGSISSISTLDPKALTSYRCSKTALNMLTRCMSLGFAVDEILCIALHPGWVQTEMGNSVGLAPQRVDETVQGILTTLGRLSEKDNGTFVDWEGNVLPW, encoded by the exons ATGGCAGCACTGGAGCCACGGAGCGTTCTGGTAACTGGAACTAACCAGGGTATTGGCTTGGAGCTGGTCAGGCAACTGGCTGAGAAAAAGAACCGGCCAGAATGGATCTTTGCCACCTGCCTGTACCCAGAAGGACCACGTGCTCAG GAGTTGGAGAATTTGGCTGCCAAACATCAGGGTGTGGTGATCGTCCCACTGG ATGTTTCTGACCCATCCAGCGTCAAGGCTGCTGCAGCCCGAGTCACTGAGCAACTGAAAGGCGCTGGGCTGAATCTGCTGATCAACAATGCTGGGATTGCAAAGTCATCTACTGTGGAGACCGAAACACCAGAGAACATGTCTGAGGTGTATAAGATCAATGCAATAGGGCCCATGATGGTGAGCCAG GCCTTCCTGCCCTTGCTGAGGAAGGCAGCTCAAGAGAGCCCCCAGAAAGAGATGAGCTGCAGCAAAGCTGCCATTGTGAACATATCCAGTATTTGTggctccatcagcagcatctcTACATTGGATCCCAAAGCTCTCACTTCTTACCGCTGCAGCAAA ACTGCTCTGAACATGCTCACCCGGTGCATGTCGCTGGGCTTTGCAGTAGACGAGATCTTGTGCATAGCGTTGCATCCTGGGTGGGTGCAGACAGAGATGGGAAACTCAGTG GGATTGGCCCCACAGAGAGTGGATGAAACTGTGCAGGGGATCCTGACTACCCTTGGACGTCTCTCTGAGAAAGACAATGGCACTTTTGTGGATTGGGAAGGGAATGTCCTTCCCTGGTGA
- the LOC136660434 gene encoding C-signal-like, whose amino-acid sequence MAPLALSVLITGSSRGIGLELVRQLVEVTNPPEHIFATCRDPDGPRVKALHELAKKHPSICVIKLEVENQSSVKAAVSVVGSHLKDKGLNLLINNAGVHSMANLETVEQQELLSVFNTNVVGPILLVKEFLSLLKKAAKESPTQELSCSKAAIINMSSIAGSLERGLKDWPFSMYPYRTSKAALNMVTVCMAEELKGDGILCTSIHPGWVKTDMGTEQAPLTVQCSVEGILKVLAKLSSSSSGAFLDWEGKNIPW is encoded by the exons ATGGCTCCCCTGGCCCTCAGTGTCCTCATAACAGGTTCCAGCCGGGGAATTGGGCTGGAACTGGTGCGACAGCTGGTGGAGGTGACGAATCCTCCGGAACACATCTTTGCCACCTGCCGTGACCCTGATGGACCCCGAGTAAAG GCACTGCACGAACTGGCTAAGAAGCATCCCAGCATCTGTGTGATTAAATTAG AGGTAGAAAACCAATCCAGTGTGAAAGCTGCTGTGTCAGTGGTGGGGTCTCATCTGAAAGATAAAGGCCTGAATCTGCTCATCAACAATGCGGGTGTTCACTCCATGGCCAACCTGGAGACTGTGGAGCAACAAGAGCTATTGTCAGTGTTCAACACCAATGTAGTGGGGCCCATCCTCTTGGTCAAG GAATTCCTGTCCCTACTGAAGAAAGCAGCCAAGGAGTCACCCACACAAGAGCTGAGCTGCAGCAAGGCAGCTATCATCAACATGTCCTCCATAGCAGGCTCCCTTGAAAGGGGCTTGAAAGATTGGCCATTCTCAATGTACCCGTACCGAACGAGCAAG GCTGCTCTGAACATGGTAACTGTATGCATGGCTGAGGAACTAAAAGGTGATGGGATCTTGTGCACGTCGATTCATCCTGGTTGGGTAAAAACAGACATGGGAACAGAGCAG gcacCTTTGACCGTGCAGTGCAGCGTGGAGGGCATCCTCAAGGTGCTTGCTAAGTTATCATCCTCCTCATCAGGAGCCTTTCTGGACTGGGAAGGGAAGAACATACCCTGGTGA